The sequence ACAATGTCTTTTCATTACGTACCGAATCAGTTTTCGATCATACTGCTTTGACGAAAGCCATCATTGGCATTTTCTTTCGGAGAAATGAACTCGAACTAATCATCAACTAATCCCATGAACCTAGCCCAATTTCTCTCCAGCGTCCTTACTGTCCAAACGTCTTTTTGTACAATGTCACCGTGTTCAtcgacttcctcttcctcttctgcaCTGTCGTCGTTTCCTCTGCACAAGGTCCATTCAGCAACTCGATTTTGGGTATGGATATTGCCATCACTGGTATCATTGTCAGAAGGGTTTGTGTCCCTTCCTTCCAATTTCCATCCTTTACATCTTGATACCCATTCAGCTGCTGACCAAACCAAACGATCTGAAAGTCTGACATCATGAGAATCAGATTCGACCAATAAGCGCTCTTTGGATATCGACGCTATCAACGATGAAGCAGATGGTGAGCGGGATGTGATAAATATCGATGGTGACGCGTATAGGTTCAAAAGGTTCTTctgtggaagaagaagcgagaagaaaGGTTAGCTTGTGGGTTCCAAGTCTAAGCATACGATACGTACTTCAGCTTGTTTCCAAAATTCAGGTGACCATCCTCCGGCAGAATGTAAATCTACATTAATCTTATTTGTGAAATTCATCTTATGTTTATCACGCATGCTAATCAGTGCGTCGAGTGATGGTCCTGAATTTAACGGAGAAACATCATCAGTTTGGATATTTATTTGGAAGGCTGACTGTATACATTCGAATACAGCCAAGTATGTCAAACGTCCAACTCACCGGCACATGAAACACTATGAAAACTTATATTAACGCCTAACTCAATTGCTATTTCCATTTGTTCATCTAATATTTCTCGTTGATGTGACATTGGTACTTTGAATGGAGTTAATCGTTtccactcttcttctccttctccttcttcttcctcctctgcCTCTTTTTGTTCATGTCCACCTTCCTTGCCATCATCTACAAGACTCTTCACATTTGCTCCAGagttttgatcttgatgttgatgctgatctttATAGTCTGGATGTAGATGTTTGGCTTTTTTAGGCCATCTCATCCTCGCACTTCCATCcaatccaacttcacctaGCATAGTCAACCTCCCTTGATTCAAACTCCCTCTTATATCATCTCGAAGTTTCTCTAATAAAGGTTCGAACGAGATTGGATCGGGTAAATATGGAATGAGTGATTTGAGTAAATCAGAATGTTTAGATGATGGTTGGAATAATGAAAAAtaatgatcttcttttgaaGGAATAGAGTTTGGCGAGGAGAGTGTATAGAGATGTGTGAACCATGGATGATAGCCTGAATACCCCCTCGGATATCAGCGACCTACCTATGACGAtgaacgagaacgagaacgaaCAACGCAGTCCAGGAAACGGGAATGGAATCCGATTCACGACGACCAACGGGAATTTGAATTGTGTGTGATGACTCACCGAAACAAGCTACCACACCAACTCCTTTCCCATCCctccctttccccttctcaGGATGAGACGAATTACACCATCCCCTTTCTGAGCTTAGGGCTTTGGTCcgatcttgatcatctactACCGTAGCCATAGACGCCAATCCACCTAATTTGACAGCATCATATACTTCAGGCGCATGAGTCAAGTCGGTAGAATGACAGTGCGCATCCGTGACTGACCCAGCACATCAGTACAGGATGGTCGCCTATGACACAGCGTTCGACGGAAAGATTTTGTAGGACAGAGGGGCGGGTGGAAAAGGAGAACGTTGACAAAGTAGACTCACGATGACTCAGTACATGATCGGGTGGAAGGGGTATTTCCTCCCAATTCGGAGGTTGAACACCTTGTCGGTTaattgacttcttcttctttgcagAAGGATCACCTTCATGCTGCAAGCACATATCGTCGCTTTCAACTTCACGTCTTCGTTCAGACAAGGCAGTTGTGATATCTCGACTAAGTTGCAAGTCGCAAAAACCAGATGAACATCAACGTCGCGACTGATTTGCGAACATTactttcaatctcattcgAGATGACGTCACCTCGACCCACCCTCTCATACAGAGTATATATATTGCATCAAtccatccttcaccttcgtcttcttcatcatccacccGTCGGACTTCACTCGGACCTACACTGCAAGTCCCAGAACAAGCCAGCTCAATAAAGACCAAGCCCACAATGTCCCAAGTAAGCTCATCGAAGCGGTTGATAAGTGATGCCAAACGAGCTGATAGAGTTCATGCCGGAAGTCACCCGATACTACTTCCTCTGCTGCAATCAGCACCTCATCTGCACCAACATCTACCAGTTCCACCAGAACCAATATGTCGAAGCAATCAACCAAAGATGATCGAATCTTAGCTctccaagaagaaattcaaaaTCTGAAAGCTGGATTAGGGTAAGTGAATGTCTCCTTCGTCCTTCCTTCactcttccttcctttcagTCACTTCCTGCTTTTATCAATTCACCACTACAACCTCATTCATCCTCCTTCCTATGGGAGCTGATATTGGTATTCAATAGTGAATACGATCCCAACGTCATCATCCAGAATCACATCAGACTCTTACATACCTATAACGAAGTGAAAGATGGTACTCAATCGTTAATAGGTAAAGTCAGTATCATTACCTGGCTACCAGGTCATTTCTCTATTGAACGTGCTCAACAGCTAACTCGCTATATCTCTGAATAGTACGCTCAAATCACCGGGAAAACGATTAGAGAAGCTCATGTAGAGATGGGTTTACCTCTCACCGATTGAGTGGGATGAATGTCGTTTGATTTGGTATGATGACCAAAGTTCCAAGCAAATGAGCGATCGGTTGTAGTGAGAATCATTGGGAAAACAGTTGTATATAGACTTGAGTTGTACACAGAGATGCAGTATTCCAAGCATAGCATGCATCCATCGCATTTTCTGTTATTTCCACTACTATGATGTATTTATTACTATAACCTGCTATTCGAAGTTGGCTGTGAAGGTATTCAAGCAGAAGcggaagagatgaagaagctcttGTCGACTATTGGAAAAGAGTATATTCAGCTTTGTCGTAATATCAGAGATATCTTGCCGTCCACGAAGGTGAAATAATGGCTAGGGCAGCACTCACCTGATGGATCAATGGGACCAGCGGGTTTCCTGGAATCAGCGGGGATAGAAGTGTAGACGCTGTCGGAAGTAGATATAACCCCCTTGGATCCCTTAACGGTGGTGTTGTGGCTAAGAAAACAGGGTATCAGTTCCAACATTGCAGCTGAATCACGTAGCAGGTAGGTGACCAAAAGATTAGAGGAACGCAATACTTACATGGACAAGTTGTAAGCGTCGGAGCTGGCGGCAGTCTCACCGTGAACCAACTTCCTCCAAGCTTCGTGACACTCGTGGATGATCTCTACGGCGTATTTCTTGGATTTGGCTTCACCGGAGAAGGCGAAGACGTTCTGTTATATGTCAATTAAGATTCAGCGATGATCCTGTCAAGCCGAGTTTCAGATATTTCTCCTTCGTATGAATACATCTATTTTCCACCTGATGCCCCACACAAATCCCTTTCTTATCAAGGTAAAGTCCACTTGTGGAAAAACAATGATACAACTCACCTCGGGTTTTCCATCTGGGATTTTGTAGATTCTGAACCATTCATTTGTAGCTCTAATCAAACCTGGTAAATGtctttcaacatcttcaatgTCGTTTAATCTGGGAGCCAAAGGATCGTTTACGTCTACTACTAAAACTTTCCAATCtgtttcaccttcatcaagtaaAGCCATGATACCTAAAACTTTAACTTGTTTGACTTGACCGACGTATCCTACGGCTTCACCAATTTCACAGACGTCCAAAGGATCGTTATCACCGTCAGCACCGGTTTCGGGATGTTTGACGTTTGGGTCTTCCCATGTTTGAGGGAAAGCTCCGTAGTTCCAAATGTAACCTATTCCGTCAATCGGCTAATTAATCGATAGATTCGGTGTAGGACACCAAAAAAGCCAGAAACATACCGTGGTGGGGGAAACAGTTTCGGACGTATCGAAGTTTACCCTTCTTGATGTCTTCACGATatctgtcagctgatttgtATGGCATTGCCCAGACTCAACCCAGCTCACCTTGCTTGATGGGGTTGAAAGCCTCCTCTTTGGAGATCTCCATCTTGGCGTTAGTCCATCTAGGAACCTCAACGACCACTAAATTACAACAGGGATCAACATGATATTTCCAAAAGGGTTCAATGCATGTATATTGGCAAATTGGTATCGTGACTCACTGTTGAGGACGGTCTTGGACTCATCAGCGAAGAGAGGGATATCGCTGCGTAATTCATCAGCTGGCCTTCAAGGACAATCTCGTGTGAATAGCGGACTTACTGGAAAGGAGAAACGACCTTGCCCTCTTTCTCGAGGAAGACTCGGTGTTCTGTGTGACGTATCATATCAGTGTGAGCTATGCAATTTCAAAGCTGCGTTTTACTGACCGAGGGTATTGGCAGCCTATACACGTGTGCAATTGATTCAGCTTGTAGATCCCACTAAGACTTCTATGCTTATAGAGATAACTTACGCCAATGATTCTGGTTTGATAATCTGACATTTTGATCAAGTGTTTCGCGGTGGTTGACAATCTACGAACAGCAGTGATGTTCATATATGCTTTCcagcgaagaagagaaagagagagagagagagtgagaatgagaatgagacaGTTGGAATCAAAGTGGGGGTTTAGCTAGTGGTCCGTGCTCAAAGCGGTTAATTAATTCCCCAAAAAAAACATCAGCACGTCAATGCTGTATTACCCCACAATCTCAAATCTGGAATTACCCCACATTCTCATATCAGAATCGTCCACCATCGGCGTTATAAATTTGGGGGCAAATGTGTGGTATCGGATATATGTTATTGTGGCACTTTCAGTCCCACTTTATGTCTCAGTGCTTTTTCGagaggtggaggttgatcgCCACTGGACAGTGTTGATATCTGTTGTCGATCGTTGTTGAGAATGGATTTAACAGGCAGAAGATACACCTGGCATCTGAATTGGTAGTGAGCGGATTGTCACTACAGTCGTcagagagaaaaagagagacTCTCGAAGTACTTGAGAACGAAAACATCAAGAAAAACAATCGAAACCAATCAGCTCACTAGAACCTAGAACAAACAATATCCGCCAcccatcaaatcaagttTGACGGATACGACAATGTCATGTCAAACGTGTTCGTCAGAACTTCCACCCCATCTCTTCCGTCAAGCATTCATCACTCCTTGTTGTTCATCTCCGATATGTAACGGATGTATCTCCCGTAATCCTAGATTAAAAGAATATATACCATGTTTGAGATGTGGTGATCCGCGCACTGTAGAACTAAAAGGGGCAGCTTGTAGGATAGGTAAAGAAAGACCGATTGTGAATGACAACGGCTCATCAAATAGGATTAATCagagagaaagtgaaatcaTAGGAGGAACAGGTGAAGTAGTATTCGAAGTtggagaggatgaagaagaagaagaagaagaagaagaagaaggagagcTGCCTCCTAATTACGAAGATATACATCCTTCCCAAAGTAAAGAAATTCAAGTGGTAGAGACAACCCATCAAATACAGCCGGACAGGGAAGGACACATTTCACGAGAAGGAGTTGAGAATATACATGGACacgttgatgaagatgtagatgaggatgatgaagcatTGGAGACAGTAGAAATCACTCATCAAATACAAAGAGGAGATACATTATTATCGATAGCCAGGAAATACGCTACAGACGTACGTGACGATCAATTGCATTATTTGATTCATGGAACAATAGACTGATACCATGTTTTGATTCTAGCCGCACGACCTTTTGACTCTTAATTCGCTTCCACCATCAGCACTTTCAACTCATCCACGCATACTTCACACCCGAAAATCAATCATAATCAATCGGCGACAAATACCCCTATCAAAATTACCGTTATCGCAGCGGTTGAACCCTATAacagcagaagatgaagatgaaaaggaaaatcaaaaggacaaggaagaaagagaaaaacaaaaacagtTGAAAAGATTTCAACTTTTAACTAAAAACACTGATGACCAAATCGCCAATACCTATTTATCTCTTtctgaattagatgaaaataaAGATATCTCACATTTCACTGGAAGTGGCGAGACTTtagatggaaagaaaatgatTATCGATAAATCcaatagagaagaaagagctcTGGAATCTTTcttcgaagatgacgaatgggaaaaacaagTTAAATTGGATAAAAGGAAACAAGGTAAATGGAAGATCATCGGAAATGGAAGTGCAAGTGCAAGTGGATCATCTTTAAAGGCTAAAGGATGAATTGCGCTTATTATGCTTATGCTCGAAATAAATAACTCACTTGTATCGAATTCCGTTCCTCTCTTATCACGCTTATCATACTTTGCTACGTGTCTGTATCGCCCTATCTCACGAATGTCATCTTAATCCTCCATGACTGCCCGTCACTGTCATCGTTATGTATATACCTCTTGTATCCACCTCTGTACCTTACTTAGACCCATGTGCATGTTGTTACCGCTCGACATCTTACATTGCTCGGTGATCATTTTTTCAGGACTTCCGAGTTAGGCTGATCGACTTGTCTCATAAAGTATATTGTAAGAAAGCAAATTTGTATGCAAGGAGACATTGGCGTATTTCTTTTGTCTTGATTTACATGATACATACGATTCGTGATATATACAAAATGGCTTCGCCGTGCCGCTCTTTCGATGTACGTTTACTTCGTATTACGGCGTTATATTCTGATCCTGTGGGGTATATATCGTCTGGGCAACAGTTGAATCGAACGATAGTTGCGATTGTCTGAGGTCTATCTAAGCCTCATAGGAGGGCGGCTCGATTGTCATCTCCTCACTCAGGCCTTCATCTAGAATCAGttgacctttctcatcatgtcCATTCCTGTCAGATGACTTGTTTCGTGGATCGACTAGGATTCCAGCTTCGATCCTGTGAATAGATAGTAGGTAAGCACGAAGCACGGTATAGTCGATGGCACactgatcatctcctttcagCTCCGCATCTTATGATGCCCCTAGCCGAGCCAACGAACCCTCGGGCAGCATCTCGGGCAGCACCATACTCCGGTGAAATACTCacattttcattctcaagATAGCAGTCTGCGTTACATCACCAGCTTTCTTGCCTACCTTGAAGGCGTTGGTGAACATTTCTCCACGATGATCGGGCTCTTTCAAAACGAGAATCTGACATTTTTGAGGTTAGTTGCATTCAGATGGGGAATCATGCACGAAGGGCGCAAGATCAAATATGATCCTCGACTCACCTGATCGATCAAGTCAACTTTCCCTTGGATCTCTTTATTTTCCACTAAACCTTCGACAAGGCTTAACATGTGTTTCGTGTCCAGTCCGAATGCAGTAGCCATAACTGGAATCTGAATAGTTGCAAAAGGTTTAACATATTGAAGTATACATCTCTTTTCAATCAAGTCCAGGAGGATGCCTGCATGAGAGCTGAGGAATGGATTGAGTAGGAGCATAGGCTATGTCAACCATATATGATTAGCATCTATGGCACACGAGGAGAGATGTAATTCAGCAATGAGGTATTTCAAGCCTACACTGTAATTCATGACGCTCAAATCATAGTAAGGTTTTTCACTTACTTCGGCTCGTTGAAGCAAATTCATGACTTGTCCATAATTAGCGTCCACATATGCGCTAATGAGATCTACGATCCAGgaatcatgatcatcaatttGAGCTTTGAAACTTGTTCTATCCAATAATACCCTTCTTATCCTATCTCTATCTGCGCTCGCCAAGATGCAGAAGGCAGTGATTAACGCCAAGTCTGCTGACGAGATTGCCTTTTCGCATCCATGCGTCAGCTAATTTCCCCTCAGGAGGCATGAGATAGCTCACTTTTCCTTCGAAatcacctaaaccaccttcttcctctccaaCAGAGCCTAATTCCCTTCCTGCTTTACTCCATTCTCTGTTATGTAACGCTACTAAGCCTTTAGCCACTCGAATTCTGACCATAACGCTTCGCCGAACAGCGAGACTCCTAGCTTCGTTCTCTCGTCTTTCACGCAGATCAGATGCAGTGACGTTCGCCGCTTCGGTGGTTGGACCACGAGTAGTGGGTGGGGGTGGATGAAGTCTGTCAAGTGTAGATTCAAGTTTAGATATGTGACCTGGTAGAGTGGATGGAAGATTGAAAGCCAGAAGTGTCTGTAGAGTATGATATATGATTAGCTAAGGAAGTACCATGCTGcgaaaagattgatcaagctgatctcaCCTCAACGATGCCAACGCCTAAATCAACATGATGTTGTGAACTCGTACTGTATTCTCTCACAGCACTATAATTCTTCATTGCAGCTTGTGAGTTTCCCACTTTGACGGAAAGTTGAGCGAAAGCAAGATATGTGAGCTGATCGCCAATAAATAGCAGCCATATCCATTAGTCTGCATGCATAGGGTTGAGGAAAGTCTGACACTCACCCTTATACTTTCTTTGATTAAATTACTTAAATAACCTCTCAATTCAACATCCAATCTAttgttctctcttctttctaATTCTTTAACATTTTCTATCCATTTTATATCAGctataccatcttcttcttctcctccacttccatttccagtCCCACCTGCATCGACTGGTATTGTATTTAAATCATCGATATCCATCCTggagatatcatcttccctttcgtcctttgattttcttctaGCAGATGGATCTTTCAATaatttgattgaagaatAATATAATGACCAATCCCATGTTTCGTTTTTGAGGTGTGGAATTAGTCTTGCTAAAGCAGCTCGGGAGAATGATATCGCTTGAAAAGTAGGTTTTGATTGTGATGAAAGcagtaaagaaggtatatgAAACAATCGTGTTATGAGTGCTCGGCCTAGAGGGTGATGAATGGTATCAATGATAGACATCTAGGGTACATTTGTACGCATTCGGGGCTTTTACATTCATGAATCAGTGAGCATGAAGAACGCTGGGCTCACCTTGATATGTTCCCTCGTACGCTTTCCAATCGAAATCATGCGCATTCAAAGGAGAGAGCATCTCCTCGACCGTTCTAtgacgagaggaagaagcttgCGACATTTCGGTATGTCCACTTGTGTAAGCGCCCTTGCACTCAGCTGCCGGACAAGGTGTGAGTGGCTCTGTATTATTGTTGTATTGGGAAATAGGcagagaagaggaaaaatgACCAATGATGGTTGAATCAATCGTTGATGGGATGTGTGATTGATGAgttcacctccaccagcgAATGAACAAAGTGGCACACCCGATTCCTGGTTTGAGGTGGCATGTAAACATCTCATGCTGTTCGTTTCCATTGTTGACAACAATATCATGCATAGTCTGTTCCGGATGGTATGTAGCGAAGCCCTTTGGAAATACGTGAACAACTACTCTGGTCTTGGAAAGTCTCatatatctcatcaaaagATTTCACCTATTCACTAAATTTCTTAACCTTTATCACCACCACTATCTCCACAATCGTTGCACACCCACTGCCAGcttgtttctctttcttcttcctgcaGGTGGTTGGACTTTATTTCGGCTGCCCTATATATTCTGGGTATTTCCGTCATGTTCACCTGTTGCAACTCCATTCCATCCCTTATTTTCTCTTTGCCGCAAAAGAAACAccattcaacttcaacctcGTCGATCatttctttatctcttctgCTCATCCCCTGAGCCGGCGATCCAGAAGATCGCCTTTCGTCATCgctggaagatgatttctgaGCCAGGAATTCAGCTTGAAACGATTTCATTCTAGAATCAAACGATAAGCTACCTggcatttgcatttgcattcGCGGTCTAATTGTGGAATCGAcactttgatcttgatcttgtacTTGTATTTGTCTGGGTTTGATTGTCGCTTGACCTAAACTTCCAACGATATTAGATTCAGGTCCAGGTCGAACAGTAGTTGATCCTATACTAGTACTATTCTGACCCAGATTCCATGATGTGCTATATCTAGAAGCTGTATATTCAAGTGAATTCATCAAACCCTTCAGATCTTTAATTGAATTAGGTATACTCCTGTCAATCCCATTGTATTCCCGAGGACGTAAGATCGGGATCGACCTTGCCTCAGACGGGATATGGGTCGGTAAAGATATTAAGGGGACAGGAAGGTCCAATGACGGGATGGCGGGTGTGGTTGGATATTGGGGAGATGCACCGATGGATATGATGTCCGGTGAAggatatatatcattttgGGTGTCGTTCAGAACAGGTGAAAATCGACTATCTTGCTGGGAAACTTGATCTTCGTTTTGATCATGATTGTCGTGCAATCTGTCCAGCTGTTTTTGAGTCGAACTTGGTTCTCCCGCTATGTTCGGATCTTGcagttgaggttgattttgatcctgaagTTGATCCTGACCTAGATCCTGACTCTGATCTTGGATGTTGTTCTTCTCATTGATGCGTGTGATGCCAACAAGTGACGATTGCTCGTGAGAAAGTGAGGGGCGATTCATTATTTCTATTTCTGGCAACGACATTGTCCCTTCCGTTTCTTTTTCGCCTGTTGTTCAGATATGCcaaaaagatgaaatatcAGTGTATATCCAAAGGGTGAATCCGACCAGAACGATATTCAGCGGCAGAGACTCAATTTTGTCAAGGTCAAATCCATCAACCGTTCTGTGTACTAGTACCTTTGTCTTTGTACATCACAAAGGACTATCAAGGAATGAGTCTACctcaatcctttcttcaatcATCACAAAGGATACACTGTCGCTTCCATTCATCAGAGATCTTCCGGATGCCAGCCAGGAGACACGTCAAGCGGACCACACAGCAGGACGTGTGCATCATCATTTACATGATAGGAACGCGCCACCCGTACATTGCAGAGAAAGAAAGCATAAATCGTTACATTTCGTTTAATAACAATCAGGTCAAATCGACCAGTCTGCTCATACCAGTGACTACCTTGACACTCCATCTATCCAAGATGACCTCGATGAGCGCAAACCCTATACCGTTCtctcctcatcaacatcaaatctctctcttcataGTCATCAAACCTCTTTCCCTGGCCAATTTCCTTCGTCTGTCCGCGTCAACTTCACCAGGGGTCTGACCTCCATTTATGTACAACTCCTGAAGTAATCGATCTACATCAGGTGTAACTATATAGTTCTTGTGTACTTCACCTAATACTTGAGCTGATTTGGTTTTTTGATCGAGATGAACTAAATGTTGGATAAACGTTGTAGGTAAACCTGGTGTCACCTATAGGCATGCACATATAACTTGTAAATCAGTGATTTGATCAAGCGTACGATCTGATGGGTGATGGATAGTAGGTTTATACCGGCAGACtcgactttcttcttctacgatGGCAccttggaagaaagaaggagagtTCACTCACGTTCATCACTATATCTTTCCCCATTACAATCTTGACCTTACCACTTTTCATGACTACCATCGTACCTATTCTGCCTTCAGGTTGGTGTTCTATTGGTTTCTTTACTCCACCGCGTAATTGACCAACATTAGGTTTTATATCTGGTTTTACATCaggtttgatatctttggTCGCTGATCCAtttgctgatgctgatgggGCAGCTGCGGAAGTAACAGGTTTCAGATCTCCATTCGAGGTGGAAGGTTGAGTGAGATCGACAGGATCTGAAGGAAGGAATTTAGGGAATAAATGTGGGAATTGGAATATGAATAATTTCTCTTCAGGATTGTCCTATCAGATATTTACAAGAATATCAACATATGTCATGGACGGAACACATGAAATACTTGAAAATCATTTATTGTATTggagaaatcactcaccatccCATCAGCTTgaacgaaatcaccttgcatatcttcctcttcttcttcttcctcacttTCACTCAAATCAACTTTTTGAGCCTCATtgacatcatcgtcattctcagaatcttcatctctaTCCATATCATGTTGATCACGTGGATCTTCCATACCACCAGTTTGAGCGAAATTTCTCACTCTTCTACCTAAGTTATCGCGATCTtgcatttcatcatcactcaacattacatcatcttgtctttctaATTCTCTTGATTGTTTTTCAGGTGAGATAGGTTCTGCTTTGACACCATATCCAACCGCGCTATTGATGTCATTCGTTGTGTTACTATCTATATCCATTGAATtggaaatggaattggaattggaattggatttatctttcttcttgtttttacctttatctttcttgatattttctttagctttcttaTCGTTCAATCTTCTATCTCGGTATAGAGAAGTAGGAGCGGATTCTGACATTGTAGAGACTAAATCGATATCTATCGGTCTACCCATTGTTCCTTCATGATCTGAATGATCTGAATAGACCTCTGCATCTTGTTCGTCGAATATCCGAGGTGCAGGTGCTGGAGCAGCTGCGAATCTACGTGATGATGAGGCTAATTACACAATATAGTACATGTATCAGTGAGAAATCCCTCAAATTCCAGTTCATCTGGCTGGACGTTCATAATAACTGGGTATAAACTCTCATGATGGAGTGGTTTTTCAGATCACGGCGCATACCGGTGTGTTGTGTAGGAGATATTGGCTTACCAGACTGAACAGGTCTTGGACCACCAAAGACACCCGCAGCGATTGAAGTGGTAGGTGCTGCACCccttcctctacctctaccaGCCgcacctcttcctctacctcgTAAACCTCCTCTTGCAGAAACAGACGGAGCAGGTGCCGATGTGATATCCTATCGTATCAGTTCAGATCAGCTACCGCGGACTTTGGAGCTAAAGCTATAACTGACAGGTTTGACGTCTACTTCTCTGTTTATACATATATCATCAGTCTCAATGCCTTCTCGTGATAGCATGGGGAATGTTTAGAGTCCCGTTCGCCCGTTGACTGAGGAAGGGGAATGGGACTTACTGTTTCATCCTTCTTATAGGTACTTTAGGTTTAAATTTCATCCTTTGTACACCTCCTGGTGGAGCACTACTTTCTGCTCTTGTTACAGAAGGAGCCGGTGTCGATCTAGCCGAAACAGAATTTGATCCTTCCGACGAAACGACTGACATTGGAACTGAAGCTAGATTTGGCGGTACCGATACCGATGTACCTGAAGTTGGTTGAATAGTAGCGGGCTGCGCTTGAGCTGCTGCTATCAGAGAGGGTTTACCTCGTACAGGAGGCGGGTTAGACATCTTGCAGATATGCACTTGATTAGATGTTTACCGACTGaaacaaaaagatgatgaatagaCTGATTGACCATCGAAGTGATCAATTTATCCTCAataattcaacttttgttGTTTCAGCCGGAAACCAAGGTACTCCCAACCCACGTGACTTACagaggagaatgaagatTACAAAATTATCCTATTGAGCTGGACACATGTGATTAGGACAGTTTTGTAATGACCCATTACAAATTCTTCTCCCCCGCAGTGTTTCTAGGccgagatgatgacgatagCTTTGAACATGAATTCAATC comes from Kwoniella shivajii chromosome 9, complete sequence and encodes:
- a CDS encoding inorganic pyrophosphatase, whose protein sequence is MSDYQTRIIGAANTLEHRVFLEKEGKVVSPFHDIPLFADESKTVLNMVVEVPRWTNAKMEISKEEAFNPIKQDIKKGKLRYVRNCFPHHGYIWNYGAFPQTWEDPNVKHPETGADGDNDPLDVCEIGEAVGYVGQVKQVKVLGIMALLDEGETDWKVLVVDVNDPLAPRLNDIEDVERHLPGLIRATNEWFRIYKIPDGKPENVFAFSGEAKSKKYAVEIIHECHEAWRKLVHGETAASSDAYNLSIHNTTVKGSKGVISTSDSVYTSIPADSRKPAGPIDPSVDKSFFISSASA